The genomic DNA taggggtcatagctgagatctgagctcccaggtttggttgaagtttggctgatgCAGTGAAGGGGCTTGTTGTGGCTGAAgtctaatcctacctttgttcagaccttgctgtaGCGAATGTGCTTATGAATAgaactatctatctctctatctctgacaagtgctgacatctgttgagggctattaaggaagggaggggctgctttccaagagcatatttctccatttctcatccacggaaatataataatctgcctttttaacatttctcaaaatatttcattcttctaggagaggcatgggtgctaactttctacaggttGACTTCTACATATGCATCTTTAAAAGCTACCAGTTGCTTGAAGTAGAGGTTCAAGCAATCCTGCACCTGGGCAGGTAAACAGCCAGGGAGGGCTTGGGTTATCTAGAGCTTTAGCAGCTTGTTGCCTTAGGAAGGTAAAACTTTGCAGAGCTGGCCTTGCAGTCCAGATCTAAGCAGGGAGACCACCTCAAGCCCATATTTTTATATCTCTTaacatctgttgtggcccaccagcggagttggacagtgaggaggttggggaggaagatgggccagtcctggaggctggggaaggctcggacgagggctctgcgctGGAGGCAGAGATGAGTCCGAGGCTGTCTGGCAGGGATCaagtgcctatggagctagacagcagtgaggcagaggaacagctggagcctgttcccagtgtgcgcatgcacagagctgccagaagaaaagaacaactcagaaataagGGTaaatttgggagtaaagccacaggtggaaggtaaatggcccctcccataggaaataaaagaacgaaaggggagtgggcttttgcaggaaacaatttgttcggtctttagattcatttcaggagtgtgaagatctgtccctgaatctcccagtctttccttgcacagcacctcagttggaaaatattcacatggcagctttccaagagagataaggtctgtggtcataaatattccttggaaagactgtttgccaggccttggctgaatgtgaatgagaggaattcccattcgtttaataaaagcggttttgtcgggaccaggactctgcctcctgctttctGGTCAGGACAATGCCTAGTTGCCTACGTTTCCTGCTCCCTTATGCCAGGAGCTGATGTTCTGGCCCTTACCAATCCTTCACCATAATTGTGGGTCTCCCGTCATCCATCAGCTGATCCCAGTAACCTTCATCCTTCAACGTGATGAGCTGAGACTTTGTGCAGAGCCTACCGGAGAAAGTACCACAATTCAGAAACAATCCTGCACTTCTGGAGGTTGGAGAGCTTCGTCGGGTTAACAGCCTGGGTCTTAACGAGACTTTGGTTACATTAGAGCAGAGGAAACTGGGGTCTAATTGGGCGAGACGGGTCTTTTTTTAAGTTCCTAAGCACTGAACGGGAGCAAAAGACACAGAGGTATTTTCAACCGTAGCGTTTAACGAACTGAAAAATCGGAAGAAAGCAGACAAGTCATTTGGGATAGAGCAGAATTCACGCGGCCTgatttaaattacattaaatggGATCATCCTTCTTTGGCTCGGAAAAATgtttctgttctggaacaatctTAAAATCAAAATTCTTGCTAGGTGGAATGAATCCATATAAAGTGAAACTTCCCCTTTCTATCATTTTGAGAGAAGGAAGTCTAGCTTGCCTGGCAGAAGGCCACAAATTCCCACGGtgacttccctccccccccccacccccatcaattAAATGTCCGAATAAACGTCACGATCCTCCTCCTCACCCATTGTACACAGCAAAACATTTTTCAACCTCTTGATAGGGTATCCATTCATCTTTTACGAAAAGATTCCTCTGAAGGAAGTCCCAGGACTGCAGCTTTGCAGAGTCTTTTTCAAAGACATCTTTAATTTTCCACTGTCCGTTTGAAGGCGTGGCCGTATCCCAGAAGTCTAATCCGTCTGTTAGAAAAAGCCACGGGAAGTCAAAGAAGAAGCACCACACGCTCCCTACCCCATTCACACCTTTGAAAGTCACAATGGTACAGAAGTTCGGCGGCTCTTGAAGACAGAATGAATATTAACTTCATTATTTACACAAGGGTCTCTTAATTCATGTCAGTCCCCAGGGCCGTAGAAGACCCTGGTCAAAATGTAAAAGGCCTGTCCTCAATGGTAAAAAGATCTCTAATTTATTATTAGCAGGGCCACTGCTTTCatttgaaaattattatttttcccctgatggtgaacctatggcacatgcctGTCCAAAGTGGCAGGCGGagcctcttctgggtttctggtgcccATGCGTGCGTGACGGCAAGCTGGCCATGCAGCAGTGCCAGAGACAGGAAGAGATGGTCTTCCATTTCCTGGCGTGAGCATGCACCTCGGCCACCTGATCATCAGGCGCACATGTGCCCCATTTAGACTACTCGgctgctgtgcatgtgcgtgctgaaAACCATAATTCATTTTACGGTGTGCGCATGGCCCCTCGGCAGCTGCTCTTCTAGGTTGCGGGCAAGACGCGCCCGCTcccgctcccttttcggcactctgtgccaaaaagattcaccatccctGCCCTAGAGGCTTCGGGCCAACTCAACCATCCAgctgcagaaagagagagaaaaagaaggaaagacatATCAGTGGAGgttctccgtcctccaggtcctggttgtcccaaaggtgctttttttcaagaggcaactagacttccttgttttcctttgaagacgtttctcttctcatccaaagaagcttcttccgctctgactgaacgatggggaatggaaagatttgtactccttgcagacagctggtcattcgaAGGGGAGGGGCGCAACATCctctatctccagtttacaacacagtcctttcagcagttccaagaaggctccacacccatttgcaccactcgagtgaccctgaggacacagagaaacctccaaggggTCTcagtgactctctaaaaggaggcgaatgaccagctctctgcaaggagaacaaatccttccgttcctcaccatctagtcagaactgaagaagcctcttgactgagaagcgaaacgtctccaaaaaagaataaggaagtccagtggcctcttgaagaAAAGCACTTTGGGAGAAGGAAAGACAGTTCGTCGGACTTTTTGCCCACCTGGGTGTCCTTTGCCCTTTTGCTTAGAGCAGAGCTGTCCCCCTCTTGGTCTTTGGAAGCTATCGCAGACCCCAGAATGGTCGTTGAAACCCGGACACGCTCTCCCCTGGTTCCAGTGGGACTCACCTTCGCCACAAGGGTTCTTGATTAAGTTCCTCTCCAAGTGGCAGAAAATGTAGAAGGTCTTTGGCATCCTCAGGTCAGCGTCCTCCTCTTGGTACTTGCGCCGCCACAGGGAAGGGGTGTCCAAGATGTCTCGCCACCGGGAACAAACCAGCCGGCAGTTCCAGATCAGCTCCTTGATTGGGAGCAGGCGGAAGACCGCCAGCAAAATGTCATCCGGCAAATCTTGAATGCTTgccatgggttgtttttttttgccaaggaCGACTAGAGAGATGGACACGAGAGATGAGGAAACACTGCGATGGGCCACTGGAGAGCAGAACCCCACCTAGATGTGGGAATCGATCCCAACCAGACAGATGGTCTTGCAGCTCCCTTTCAACCCTATCCACACTGGCCTTCACctggtctctctctttctctcttccccctccatccttcccctacTTTCCTTCAGCCTCCCCCAaagctccttagttctaggttgcttctctccttaactaATTTCCactcattgtttcttatcctggcTTCGGGAGTTTTGAAGAATCGCTTGGAAACCCAcccagcccaatctcttcttctgTGTCAATCCTGAAAGCTGAGCTCTGGAGCGCAAAGAAAGGAAAGCTTTAAAGTAACATCTCTGCGAGGAACTAAAGTGGAGGGGAACTTTGTCCGGGCTCTTCACTCTTGAAGATCCAAGTTCTGGATTTAGAAGTCCCACCCGCTTGGCTTGCCCGATGGTGGTGGGGCTCCAGCTCTCAGCTGAGaaaggctggggaggggagggggtttaCCTGGCTTGCAAGGAAGAGGCAGGAAAGGAATTTGTGCCCCCTCTGGGCAGGAAAAAGTCCCGATCAGCAACAGGGTGCCGCAACTCAAGTATAACTTTGCTAAGATGCGGAAGAGAGGAAGGCGTTGCCTGCTTTGCTGTTGAagaggctggaggggggggaggggggtggggtggagaaatGGAGCAGTAGGGGCGTGAGCCTGTCAGGCAAGGTTCCTGCTCACTCAGTGACGCATGCCCTCCCGTCTCCCATCCTGGTCCAAAAGCTTCCCGAATGCTGTGGAAATTTACTAGGCGGTGACCGCCACTCGCTCCCAAC from Thamnophis elegans isolate rThaEle1 chromosome 15, rThaEle1.pri, whole genome shotgun sequence includes the following:
- the LOC116518291 gene encoding F-box only protein 44-like, producing MASIQDLPDDILLAVFRLLPIKELIWNCRLVCSRWRDILDTPSLWRRKYQEEDADLRMPKTFYIFCHLERNLIKNPCGEDGLDFWDTATPSNGQWKIKDVFEKDSAKLQSWDFLQRNLFVKDEWIPYQEVEKCFAVYNGLCTKSQLITLKDEGYWDQLMDDGRPTIMVKDWFYSSFNSHYKLCVKLLSEDFKVIREYHSKNKYKYDSEYNNEWRQVSHGFHNIPPGIRHIFFQHQGLNFNWQQSSFGAKLMKCLKMAKDRGKSPRMRITKTSVTVGPFSLDRALYNRHGREIRHCHFSRCPCRGNYIHL